A stretch of DNA from Streptomyces gobiensis:
GTCAGGGATGATCAGTGGGTCCTCGGCCAGATCCTTGTCGATCTTGGCGAGCTCTTCCTTCGCTCCCGCGACCGGGCAGATGTAATTCACCCAGGCGGCCAGCTCGGCGGCGACCTCGGGCTGGTAGTAGTGGTTGATCAGTGCTTCGGCGTTCTTCTGGTGCTTGGCCCTGGCAGGCACCAGAAGATCGTCCGTGCCGAAGAGATAACCGGCCTTGGGGAAGAAGTACTCCACATCCGGGTTGTCGAACTGCAGCTGGACGATGTCACCGGCCCAGGCGAGGCAAGCGGCGATATCGCCGGAGTTCAGCTCGTCGACGTAGTCGTTGCCGGTGAAGCGGCGGATCTGCTTGGTGTCGACGGCCTTCTGTAGCTTGGCGATGGCGGCGTCGAAGTCGTCGTCCGTGAAGTCCCCGGCGTCCTTGCCCATATCCAGCAGCGTGATGCCCATGGTGTCGTGCATCTCGGTGAGCAGCGAGACCCTGCCCTTGAGCGACTCGTCCTCCAGCAGCTGGCTGACGCTCTTGACCACCTTTCCCTTGGTGGCCTTCTTGTTGTACGCGACAACGGTGGCGACGCCGGCCCACGGGTAGCCGTACTGGCGGCCGGGATCGTGCGGCGAGTTGCGGAAGCGCTGCTCCAGATTGGCGATGGCGTTGGGCAGGTTGGCGGGGTCCAGCCGCTGTGCCCAGCCGTGCCGGATCAGGCGCCCGGCCATCCAGTCGGTGAGGCAGACCAGATCGCGGCCGGTGTCCTGGCCCGCGGCGAGCTGTGGTCTGATCTTGCCGTAGAACTCGTTGTTGTCGTTGATGTCCTCGATGTACTTGACCTTGATGCCGCTCTCGCGCTGGAAGGCGTCGAGGGTGGGACGCTTGTTCTTGTTGTCGTCGTCGACATCGATGTAGAGCGGCCAGTTGGAGAAGGTGAGCACCTTCTCCTTGTCGGAGAGGTCCTTGGTCTTCTCGCCGTCTTCGCGGTCCTTGACGCTCTCGGCGGGCGGGATGCCACAGGCGGCGAGCAGCGCTCCACCGGCGGCCATCCCGGTGCCCTGGAGCAGCCGGCGCCGGGTCATCGCGGCCCGGCCGCTGGTCAGGCTGCGCTCCCAGGCCTTGCGGACGGGTTCGGACATGCCTGCGTACAGATCATCGGGGGTCATGGGGGAACTGCCTTCCGGTAAGCGGGGACGGGGAAGGAGTGGGGGGTAAGGGGGGTGGGGTGGCGGTACGGGAAACGCGGGGACGGCTCAGCGGGAGCCGAAGACGGTGCGGTGCCAGTCCTTGCGGGCTACCGCCGTGTTGTCGTACATAACGTGCTTGACCTGCGTGTACTCCTCGAAGGAGTACGCCGACATGTCCTTGCCGAAGCCGGAGGCCCGATAGCCGCCGTGCGGCATCTCGCTGATGATCGGGATGTGGTCGTTGATCCAGACGCAGCCCGCTTTGATCTCGCGGGTGGCGCGTCCGGTGCGGTGGACATCCCGGCTCCAGGCGGAGGCTGCCAGGCCGTACGGGGTGTCATTGGCCAGGCGGAGGCCCTCGTCGTCGCTGTCGAAGGGGAGCACAACAAGGACCGGGCCGAAGAGCTCGCGCTGGACGACCTCGCTGTCCTGCGCGGCACCGGTGATGAGGGTGGGACGGTAGTAGGCGCCCTTGGCGAGCTCTCCACCAGGGGCCTCGCCGCCGGTGACCACCGTGGCATAGGAGCGGGCCCGGTCGACAAAGCCCGCCACCCGGTCCCGGTGGGCGTGCGAGATCAGCGGCCCCAGATCCGTATCGGGGTCGAAGGGGTCGCCGAGGCGGACGGTGTCCATCAGCTCGGCGACGCCGCTGACGAACGCGTCATACAGCGGGCGCTGCACATAGGCACGGGTGGCGGCGGTGCAGTCCTGGCCCGTATTGATGAGCGCGCCCGCGACGGCGCCATGGACGGCGGCCGTCAGATCGGCATCATCGAATACCAGGAACGGCGCTTTGCCGCCGAGCTCCAGATGAAGCCGCTTGACGGTGCTCGTGGCGATCTCCGCGACCCGCTTGCCGACCTCGGTGGAGCCGGTGAAGGAGGTCATCGCCACCGCCGGGTGACCGACCAGATGCTCGCCCGCGTCCCGGCCCGTCCCGGAGACGATGTTGACCACGCCGTTCGGGATGCCTGCCTCGGTGGCCGCCTGGGCGAACATCAGTGAGGTGAGCGGCGTCAGCTCGGCGGGTTTCAAGACAATGGTGTTGCCCGCCGCGATGGCCGGGAGGATCTTCCACGCTGCCATCTGGAGCGGATAGTTCCAGGGTGCGATGGAGCCGATGACACCGATGGGTTCGCGGCGGATATACGAGGTGTGGTCGCCGCTGTACTCACCCGCTGAGACGCCCGCCAGCTGACGGGCGGCCCCGGCGAAGAACGCGGCGTTGTCCACCGAGCCCGGTACGTCGAACTCCTTCGACAGCTTGATGGGCTTGCCGCACTGCAAGGACTCCGCCTGCGCGAGCTCCTCAGCCCGCTCACCCAGCACGGCCGCGAAGCGGTGCAGGGCGTCGGAACGCTCACCGGGGGTGGCACCCGCCCAGCCGGGCAGCGCCCGCTGTGCGGCGGCGACGGCCGCGTCCACATCGGCCGGTGAGGCCAGCTCATAGGTGTACACCTGCTCGCCCGTAGCCGGGTCGACGACCGTGTGGGTACGTCCCGCGCTGCCGGGTGCGAGCCGCCCGTCCAGATACTGGGCGCCCTGCGCGAACGTGGACACATCGAAGCGCTGAACCATCGAGCTCTCCTGCCTCACATCGGTGTGAAGTGGCGTCGGCCGGTGATGGTGGCCGATCCTGACAGGAAGTTCACGCCCCAACAAGGGATTCCGTCGTTTCCTTTTGATTACACGACGAAATCTGTGCCCTGCTGGGGGAAGGGGGAGGCGCTTACGGCATGGGCGTCGTAGTCGTAGTAGTCGCCCTCGTGCTCGATGGGCTCCAGATCGCTGAGAAAGGCGATGGCGCTGATCGCCGCCACCACGAACACCAGGGAGAGCGCGGTGGAGATGATGCCCAGAACCAGCCCGGCGGTGGCAGGCCCGGAGCCGTGTGCCGCACCGCGGTTGATGCGGCGCCGAGCCGAGATGGCCAGCCCAAGGGCGACCGGACCGAGGATGATCCCCAGGAACGCGCCCCAGAAGGTCATGGTGAAGACCATGGCTATGATCCCCAGCACCATGGCAGCGGTGCAGATGCCACTCGTCGGCGGCTGCGGAGGGGCGTACGGCATCCAGCCGGGCCCCGGGGGAGCGTAGCCATAGCCGGGGCCGGGCCCGCCGTAGCCAGCGCCGGGCGGCGGCTGTCCGGTCCCATGGCCGTACGGCGGCTGCCCCGCCGGACCGTACGCCGGGCCATACGCCGGGCCGGGCGGCGGGAAGGGCGGCGGAGAGGGGGCCGGTGGCACCGGGGGTATGGGGGACGCGGCGGGCGCGGCCTGCTGACCGTCCTGACCGTCCTGACCGTGCTGGCTGTCCTGCTTTCCCAGTGAGACCCGGTCCCCGGGCGGTGCCCAGGGGTTGGGCTCCTCCGGGCGGTCCTTGCCCTCTGCTATATGCCCCATGTGCCCCATGTGCCCCTCCCAAGATCGGTTTTCCTCGTCATCGTATGCGGGCCGTCATCGCGCCCGCATACGATGGCGGCGCCCCAGCCACCGGAGGTTCCGTTGTCCGATCTCAGCTCCTTTATCGCCGGGCTGCCCAAGGCCGAGCTGCATGTCCACCATGTCGGTTCCGCCTCGCCGCGTATCGTGGCCGAACTCGCCGCCCGGCACCCGGACTCCAAGGTCCCGGCCGACCCGGAGGCACTGGCCGACTACTTCACCTTCCGTGACTTCGCGCACTTCGTCGAGGTCTACCTCTCCGTCGTGGACCTCATCCGGGATGCCGAGGACGTGCGGCTGCTCACCTATGAGGTCGCCCGCGACATGGCCGCACAGCAGATCCGTTACGCCGAGCTGACCGTCACCCCCTACAGCTCGACCCGGCGCGGCATACCGGACGTCGCCTTCGTCGAAGCCATCGAGGACGCCCGCCGGGCCGCCGAAACCGAGCTGGGCGTCACCCTGCGCTGGTGTTTCGACATCCCTGGGGAAGCTGGGCTGGCGGCCGCCGAGGAGACCGCCCGTATCGCCTGTGAGCTGCGCCCCGAAGGCCTGGTCTCCTTCGGGCTGGGCGGCCCCGAGATCGGCGTGCCCCGGCCGCAGTTCAAGCCGTTCTTCGACCGGGCCATCGCCGAAGGTCTGCGCAGCGTCCCGCACGCGGGCGAGACCTCCGGGCCCGGCACCATCTGGGACGCGCTCACCAGCCTGCGCGCCGAACGCATCGGCCATGGCACCAGCGCCCCCCAGGACCCCCGGCTGCTGGAGCGCCTGGCGGAGCAGCGCATCCCGCTGGAGGTCTGCCCGACCTCCAACATCGCCACCCGGGCCGTGCCCACGCTGGCTGAGCACCCGGTGAGAGAGATGGTGGACGCCGGGGTTCTGGTCACCATCAACAGCGATGACCCGCCGATGTTCGGCACGGACCTCAATACGGAATACGGCATCGCGGCCCGGCTGCTCAGCCTGGACGCACCGGGCGTCGCCGCGCTCGCCAAGAACGCGGTGGCGGCCGCTTTCCTCGACACACCGGCGAAATCAAAGCTCAGCGATGAGATCGATGCCTATGTGTCGGCATGGCAGCAGAGCTAGTCACCGCCGTCGCCCATCGCGGCGACCCCTCGATGCGCCGTCTGATCGGGACGCCGTCTGATCGGGATGGGGGTGGAGTCGATCACTACGAACCGCATTGACACCCTGTGCGGCGTGCTGCGGCGGCAGCTCTGACATATGACAGTGGTCAGTCGCGGGGGAAGTCCTCGGTCTCCAGAGTGAGATCGATGCCATGGGGCTTGAGCTCGATCGGCTCACCGAACGCGAAGGTCTCCTGGCGCCAGAACCGGTCATCCGACGGGCGGGTGTGCAGATGGCACTGGCCGGTGTAGGGATCGGCGATCAGATACACCGCGATTCCGGCGATCGCGTACACCTTCTTCTTCTTGCCGTAATCGTTGCCCGCGGTCCCCCGGGAGATGACCTCCAGGACGAACTCCACATCCTCATGGCGCCAGTGGCCCCGGTTGTCCTTCTCGGCACCGCTCCCGACCGCGGCCAAGTCGGGGCAGAATCCATTGAGATAGCCCGGGAAGTCGATCCGCATATCGGACTTGAGCTGCTTCCTCGGGTACTGGGTGCGCAGCTGATCGTAGACGGCAGCGGTGATGTCCCAGTGGGTGTCTCGTTGCGGCGACACGATGATGATCCCCTCGACGATCTCGGCCTTGAAGCCCTCGGGGATCTGCATCTGCTCCAACGCCTCGAACAATTTGTCGAGCTCGCTGGGTTCCTCGCGCTCGGCCATCTCGGTCCGTTCACACAGGACGGTCATGGTGACGCTCCTCCCCACCGCGCCGGGTCGCGCAGCCGCGTAAGACAACGATACGGCGCGGCCCCGGGTCACGCCGGGGCCGCGCCGTATCGATTCGCCGTACGGCGTCAGTCCCGCGCCACCAGCGCCGGGGTGTCCCGGGTCAGCACCTCGCCGCGGAAGAATGCCGGGCTGCGGCGCTGCATGACCAGCATCAGGACGACGCCCAGGAGCAGTACGCCGACGCCGATGACGAAGACGCTGCCGACCCCCGCGATGGCGCTGCCCGTTCCATAGGCCGGGTCCCACATATCGACCATCGTCTGGACGAAGACCGCGCTCAGCAGGACTGCGCCGAGCAGCGGCAGCACACCCTTGTAGACCGCGTCACGGACGCTGCGGGTGAGGTCGCGCCGGAAGTACCAGACACAGGCGTAGGCGGTCAGCGCGTAGTAGAAGCAGATCATGAGGCCCAGGGCGTAGATCGTGTCAATGAGCACGTTCTCGCTGACCACGGCCATGACCGCGTAGAAGATACCGGTCGCGATGCCCGCCGCGACGGTGGCACGGCCCGGGGTCTTGAACGTGGGGTGGACCTTGGCGAACGACGAGGGGAAGGCCTCATAGGTGCTCATCGCCAGCGCGGTACGAGCGGCCGGGAGGAAGGTCGTCTGCAGGCTGGCGGCGGCGCTGGCCAGGACCGCCAGGAAGAGCAGCGCACCCAGCGGGCCCATCACCGGGTCGGCGAGCACGGCGAAGACATTGTCCGCGGTGTCCGGGTTGCCCAGGCCCAGGCCCTCGGTGCCGGTGCCCGCGAACATCAGGGCGGCGATGGCGGTCAGTACATAAGAGGTGACCAGAACCACCACGGAGATCATCGCAGCCCGGCCCGGCGTCTTGGCACTGCCCTCGGTCTCCTCGTTGACCGTGAGGCTGGTGTCCCAGCCCCAGAAGATGAAGATCGACAGGGACAGGCCCGCGGTGAAGGCCGCGAAGGAGGTGACCGAGAACGGGTTCAGCCAGCTCCAGGAGAAGTCCAGCGAGCCGACGCCGGACGCCGCACCGGCTATGGCGCCGCCGTCCGACTTGCTGATGGCCATCACGATAAAGACCGTCAGGACGACCATCTGCAGGCTCACCAGTGCGTACTGGAACCACTTGGTGGCGGTCATGCCCCGGTAGCTGATCGCGGTCGCGATGGCGATGAAGGCCAGCACGGTGGCGATATGCACGACGGTTGAACCGCCGAAGTCGACGATGGCCTGGCTGCCGGTGAGATCCCCGAGCAGTAGATAGAAGAACTCAGCCGCGACCCCGGCGAGGTTCGACAGCACGATGACTGTGGCCATCACCAGGCCCCAGCCGCACATCCAGCCGATCCGGGGGCCGAGCGCCTTCACGGTCCAGGTGAAGGAGGTGCCGCAGTCCGGCACGGCCTTGTTGAGTTCCCGGTAGGCGAAGGCGACCAGGAGCATCGGCAGGAAGCCGGCCAGGAAGATGGCGGGCATCTGAAGCCCCACTTCGCTGACCGTGGGGCCGAGCGTGCTGGTGAGGCAGTACACGGGGGCGACAGTGGAGAGACCGATGACAGCGCTGCCGAGAAGACCTACGGAGTTCTTCTTGAGCCCCTTGGTCTTGATATCCGCGTTGGCGACGGCGCCGCTGTCTATCTCTCCGGTCGTCGGTTGCTTGAGGAGCTGAGCCATGAGCTGGACGTTATAGCCTGCTGTATCCGCAATCGGCGATCTGCATAGAGGACGTTAGTCCCTTCCGTTCATTGATGGAAGCGGTCCGGTTCCTTCGAATGAAGGACTGCACGGCCGTTCTGGCATGCATGCAAAGGTCCGGAGTTAGGGGTTCCGCATTACGGTAATCGCAGTGTGTCCGGTTTGTCTACCCCTGGATTTTTTCCGGCATTACTTTACGTAATAACGATGATGCGCTACCTGTGATCCCGCCCACCGGGAGAAATCCCGGCGAAGTGGCGTAACGATGCGCGGCGACCACGCTCTCAACTCATGACCGAGAGGCCCGGATCGTGGGCCACGCACAAGGAAGGCAGTGCGTCATGAGTGGCAAGGCGGGGGCAAGGAGCGCGGTGGAGTGGCTGGCGTCGGCGGCACCGGATCCCGAAGCCTGCCGATGGGAGTGGGAACGAAATCCGCTCGGGGTGACGCTGCTGCCCGCCGGGCGGCTGTGGGACGTCCTCATTCTCAGCGGTGAGCTGGGCTGCCCCACGCTGGAGGTGCTGAGCCGGTGCGTCGACCGGCCGGGCCCCGTACTGACCGACTTCGGCGACTCCCGGACGGGCTTCTTCGTCCCGCCGGGAACCGCCGCCCGCTGGGTCGGTACGGGGGTGCGCGGCGCCGGGCGCGGCAGCTGGATCGTGGTGCCGTATCCGGGCCGCCGCACCGGTGGAGTGCGCTGGCTGATCCCACCGGACGGTTCCGGCATCCTCACTGATCCGGCGGTGCTGGAGCTGGCAATGCATGAGGCGGCGGCGTGGGCCGCCGGTGCCGACGAGTGAGCCAGGCCGCGGCCCCGACCATCAGCAGACCGCCCAGACACCAGCTCGCCACGACATCCAGCGGCCAATGGAAGCCGCGACGGACCAGACCCACAGCGGTGGCGAGAACCAGCAGTACGGCGGCGGCCACGACGCCCCGGCGGGCGCGCACACCGGGGGTGAACGGCAGCAGCAGCGCGGCCGTGGCGCCATACGCCACCACGGCCGTCGCCGTGTGCCCCGAGGGGTAGTAGCCGCTGCCGTCGACGGGGCCAGGCCGGTCCAGCAGTGCTTTGAGCGGCAGCACCAGCAGCGGCACCGCCGCCATCACCACGGCGTAGCAGAGGACCGGCCGCCAGCGCCCGCCGCGCCAGCACGCATACCCCATCGCCGCCGCCAGCACAGGCAACGCGACCACCGGGCTGCCGAGGTCCGCGAAGGACTGGGCCACGACCGCCCCCGCACCTGGGGAAGGAGCGGGCTGCCGCAGCAGGCCGGAGAGCCACTCATCGGCCTCCCGCAGTGGCCCGTACGCCGCCACCTGCCAGGTGATGACCGCGAAGAGCCCGCTGAGCAGTCCGGTCAGCGCCGCATACGGAAGCGGCCGCTCAGGAACAGGGGGGAGCATTCCTGAGCGGCCGTGGCAACCGGTCACCGCACGCCCCGGGGGGTTTGGGGCGGGCGGCGGTCCGATCGGTGAGGATCAGTCACTGATCCGGTGTCATCCGCAGTTCCCTGCGGGACAGGTGTTCCGTGCATCTGCGAAAACCGTACGTCAGACGGGCTGGCGAGGGGAGGCCGCTGGCGGAACGGCCATCGGCCTCCCACATGTCCTTCACGCCTGCTGGGCGAGTGCGCCCTCCAGGATGTCCAGACCCTCGTTCAGCAGGTCCTCGCCGATCACCAGCGGCGGCAGGAAGCGCATCACATTGCCGTACGTGCCGGTGGTCAGGACCAGCAGCCCCTCCTCGTGGCACGCCTTGGCCAGCGCCCCGGTCACCTCCGGGTTGGGGTCCTTCGTGCCGGGCTTGACCAGCTCGATGGCGATCATCGCGCCACGGCCGCGGACCTCGCCGATCACGCCGTACTGCTCGGCCATCTTCTGCAGCCGCGGCTTCATGACCTCCTCGATACGGCGGGCCCTGGCGTTCAGGTCCAGCTCCCGCATGGTCTCAATCGCCCCGAGCGCGGCCGCACAGGCCACCGGGTTGCCGCCGTAGGTGCCGCCCAGTCCGCCCACATGCGCGGCATCCATGATCTCGGCGCGGCCGGTCACCGCGGCCAGCGGCATACCGCCCGCGATGCCCTTGGCGGTGGTGATCAGGTCCGGAACGATGCCCTCGTCCTCACAGGCGAACCACTGACCGGTACGGCAGAAGCCGGACTGGATCTCATCCGCGACGAAGACAATGCCGTTCGCCTTGGCGAACTCGGCGATACGGGGCAGGAAGCCCTTGGCGGGCTCGATGAAGCCGCCCTCGCCCAGCACCGGCTCAATCACGATCGCGGCGACATTCCCGGCGCCGACCTGCTTGCTGATCTGGTCGATCGCCTGGGCCGCGGCCTCCTCGGCGCAGTTCTCCGGGCCGGTCAGCCAGCGGTAGGGGTAGGCGACCGGCACCCGGTACACCTCGGGCGCGAAGGGGCCGAAGCTGTGCTTGTACGGCATGTTCTTCGAGGTCAGCGCCATGGTCAGGTTCGTACGGCCGTGGTAGCCGTGGTCGAAGACCACGACCGCCTGACGCTTGGTGTGCGCACGGGCGATCTTCACCGCGTTCTCCACCGCTTCAGCGCCGGAGTTGAACAGCGCGGTCTTCTTGGCGTGGTCCCCCGGCGTGAGCCTGGCCAGCTCCTCGGCGACCTCCACATAACCCTCGTAGGGGGTGACCATGAAGCAGGTGTGCGTGAAGTCCGCCAGCTGTGCGGCGGCCCGGCGTACGACGGCCTCGGCGCTGTTGCCGACCGTGGTCACGGCGATGCCGGAGCCGAAGTCGATCAGCGAGTTGCCGTCCACGTCCTGGAGGATGCCGCCACCGGCGCGCTTGGCGTACACCGGCAGTACGGTGCCCACGCCGTCAGCCACCGCCGCCTGCTTACGGGCATGCAGCTCCTGCGACTTGGGACCGGGGATCGCGGTGACGACGCGGCGTTCCTGGGGGAGGGCCGGGCCCCCGGACAGCTCTGGCATCGGGGTCGTAGAGGTCATCGCGCTCTCCTCAGGAGAAAAGGGGGTGTGCTCGCTCCTCGCAGGCTAGGGGCAGCCGGTGGGCCGAGACATGCACCGCTGCGGAGAAGTACCCCTGTCGTGTTAGCCACACCGGACATAGCGGGGCACGCGCGCGTGCCCGGCCGCGGGGGTGGATTCCCCTAACCCGGCCCCTTCCCGAAACTGCGGGGCTCTGCCCCCAGACCCCCACAGTGTTGTGGGCACTCTCCCCCAGACTCCGTCTGGGAGGTGCCCCCAGCCCCGCGAGGGGCGTGGGCCCGCCCTGCTACGCAACCACCCACCGACACCAGCCACGGCGCTCCGGCCCGCCCCGGGGCGGAGCTCGCGACGCTTGGTGGGCACAACACCCGGCCA
This window harbors:
- a CDS encoding DUF4190 domain-containing protein, encoding MGHIAEGKDRPEEPNPWAPPGDRVSLGKQDSQHGQDGQDGQQAAPAASPIPPVPPAPSPPPFPPPGPAYGPAYGPAGQPPYGHGTGQPPPGAGYGGPGPGYGYAPPGPGWMPYAPPQPPTSGICTAAMVLGIIAMVFTMTFWGAFLGIILGPVALGLAISARRRINRGAAHGSGPATAGLVLGIISTALSLVFVVAAISAIAFLSDLEPIEHEGDYYDYDAHAVSASPFPQQGTDFVV
- the gabT gene encoding 4-aminobutyrate--2-oxoglutarate transaminase — translated: MPELSGGPALPQERRVVTAIPGPKSQELHARKQAAVADGVGTVLPVYAKRAGGGILQDVDGNSLIDFGSGIAVTTVGNSAEAVVRRAAAQLADFTHTCFMVTPYEGYVEVAEELARLTPGDHAKKTALFNSGAEAVENAVKIARAHTKRQAVVVFDHGYHGRTNLTMALTSKNMPYKHSFGPFAPEVYRVPVAYPYRWLTGPENCAEEAAAQAIDQISKQVGAGNVAAIVIEPVLGEGGFIEPAKGFLPRIAEFAKANGIVFVADEIQSGFCRTGQWFACEDEGIVPDLITTAKGIAGGMPLAAVTGRAEIMDAAHVGGLGGTYGGNPVACAAALGAIETMRELDLNARARRIEEVMKPRLQKMAEQYGVIGEVRGRGAMIAIELVKPGTKDPNPEVTGALAKACHEEGLLVLTTGTYGNVMRFLPPLVIGEDLLNEGLDILEGALAQQA
- a CDS encoding phosphatase PAP2 family protein; amino-acid sequence: MLPPVPERPLPYAALTGLLSGLFAVITWQVAAYGPLREADEWLSGLLRQPAPSPGAGAVVAQSFADLGSPVVALPVLAAAMGYACWRGGRWRPVLCYAVVMAAVPLLVLPLKALLDRPGPVDGSGYYPSGHTATAVVAYGATAALLLPFTPGVRARRGVVAAAVLLVLATAVGLVRRGFHWPLDVVASWCLGGLLMVGAAAWLTRRHRRPTPPPHALPAPAPPDQ
- a CDS encoding APC family permease; this translates as MAQLLKQPTTGEIDSGAVANADIKTKGLKKNSVGLLGSAVIGLSTVAPVYCLTSTLGPTVSEVGLQMPAIFLAGFLPMLLVAFAYRELNKAVPDCGTSFTWTVKALGPRIGWMCGWGLVMATVIVLSNLAGVAAEFFYLLLGDLTGSQAIVDFGGSTVVHIATVLAFIAIATAISYRGMTATKWFQYALVSLQMVVLTVFIVMAISKSDGGAIAGAASGVGSLDFSWSWLNPFSVTSFAAFTAGLSLSIFIFWGWDTSLTVNEETEGSAKTPGRAAMISVVVLVTSYVLTAIAALMFAGTGTEGLGLGNPDTADNVFAVLADPVMGPLGALLFLAVLASAAASLQTTFLPAARTALAMSTYEAFPSSFAKVHPTFKTPGRATVAAGIATGIFYAVMAVVSENVLIDTIYALGLMICFYYALTAYACVWYFRRDLTRSVRDAVYKGVLPLLGAVLLSAVFVQTMVDMWDPAYGTGSAIAGVGSVFVIGVGVLLLGVVLMLVMQRRSPAFFRGEVLTRDTPALVARD
- a CDS encoding bifunctional DNA primase/polymerase, yielding MSGKAGARSAVEWLASAAPDPEACRWEWERNPLGVTLLPAGRLWDVLILSGELGCPTLEVLSRCVDRPGPVLTDFGDSRTGFFVPPGTAARWVGTGVRGAGRGSWIVVPYPGRRTGGVRWLIPPDGSGILTDPAVLELAMHEAAAWAAGADE
- a CDS encoding polyamine ABC transporter substrate-binding protein, with product MTPDDLYAGMSEPVRKAWERSLTSGRAAMTRRRLLQGTGMAAGGALLAACGIPPAESVKDREDGEKTKDLSDKEKVLTFSNWPLYIDVDDDNKNKRPTLDAFQRESGIKVKYIEDINDNNEFYGKIRPQLAAGQDTGRDLVCLTDWMAGRLIRHGWAQRLDPANLPNAIANLEQRFRNSPHDPGRQYGYPWAGVATVVAYNKKATKGKVVKSVSQLLEDESLKGRVSLLTEMHDTMGITLLDMGKDAGDFTDDDFDAAIAKLQKAVDTKQIRRFTGNDYVDELNSGDIAACLAWAGDIVQLQFDNPDVEYFFPKAGYLFGTDDLLVPARAKHQKNAEALINHYYQPEVAAELAAWVNYICPVAGAKEELAKIDKDLAEDPLIIPDAKMLASGHNFRPLSNKEETRYEDKFAKLIGA
- a CDS encoding gamma-aminobutyraldehyde dehydrogenase, which encodes MVQRFDVSTFAQGAQYLDGRLAPGSAGRTHTVVDPATGEQVYTYELASPADVDAAVAAAQRALPGWAGATPGERSDALHRFAAVLGERAEELAQAESLQCGKPIKLSKEFDVPGSVDNAAFFAGAARQLAGVSAGEYSGDHTSYIRREPIGVIGSIAPWNYPLQMAAWKILPAIAAGNTIVLKPAELTPLTSLMFAQAATEAGIPNGVVNIVSGTGRDAGEHLVGHPAVAMTSFTGSTEVGKRVAEIATSTVKRLHLELGGKAPFLVFDDADLTAAVHGAVAGALINTGQDCTAATRAYVQRPLYDAFVSGVAELMDTVRLGDPFDPDTDLGPLISHAHRDRVAGFVDRARSYATVVTGGEAPGGELAKGAYYRPTLITGAAQDSEVVQRELFGPVLVVLPFDSDDEGLRLANDTPYGLAASAWSRDVHRTGRATREIKAGCVWINDHIPIISEMPHGGYRASGFGKDMSAYSFEEYTQVKHVMYDNTAVARKDWHRTVFGSR
- a CDS encoding adenosine deaminase; this translates as MSDLSSFIAGLPKAELHVHHVGSASPRIVAELAARHPDSKVPADPEALADYFTFRDFAHFVEVYLSVVDLIRDAEDVRLLTYEVARDMAAQQIRYAELTVTPYSSTRRGIPDVAFVEAIEDARRAAETELGVTLRWCFDIPGEAGLAAAEETARIACELRPEGLVSFGLGGPEIGVPRPQFKPFFDRAIAEGLRSVPHAGETSGPGTIWDALTSLRAERIGHGTSAPQDPRLLERLAEQRIPLEVCPTSNIATRAVPTLAEHPVREMVDAGVLVTINSDDPPMFGTDLNTEYGIAARLLSLDAPGVAALAKNAVAAAFLDTPAKSKLSDEIDAYVSAWQQS
- a CDS encoding Uma2 family endonuclease encodes the protein MTVLCERTEMAEREEPSELDKLFEALEQMQIPEGFKAEIVEGIIIVSPQRDTHWDITAAVYDQLRTQYPRKQLKSDMRIDFPGYLNGFCPDLAAVGSGAEKDNRGHWRHEDVEFVLEVISRGTAGNDYGKKKKVYAIAGIAVYLIADPYTGQCHLHTRPSDDRFWRQETFAFGEPIELKPHGIDLTLETEDFPRD